A window from Synechococcus sp. RSCCF101 encodes these proteins:
- a CDS encoding alpha/beta hydrolase, giving the protein MLTRLAAGAFAGAAISAIGASAMAGPLMPAEYPVRWNTGGAVWSTSMDDFATFLETGDIEDRALLSGLNNSGWSHEEVRSGLSKTYDVDLIGVSRFLYSDEGVKFLKNQTTSYFPYWAMTDTSVVALRSAIIADAADGSISSAGIMSNLPVNFRLADTCGTYTGAQNVCAEGQCSGDAQCTSLLSWYVFLPACIQANQVAMAEPAPRPAPAPAPAPMPIRGLW; this is encoded by the coding sequence GTGTTGACCCGTCTCGCTGCCGGCGCCTTTGCCGGTGCAGCTATTTCGGCTATTGGCGCCTCCGCCATGGCTGGTCCCCTGATGCCTGCTGAGTACCCCGTTCGCTGGAACACCGGCGGTGCGGTCTGGTCCACCAGCATGGATGACTTCGCCACCTTCCTGGAAACCGGCGACATCGAAGACCGCGCCCTCCTCTCCGGCCTCAACAATTCCGGCTGGAGCCACGAGGAAGTCCGCTCCGGTCTGAGCAAGACCTACGACGTGGATCTCATCGGTGTCTCACGCTTCCTCTACTCCGATGAGGGGGTGAAGTTCCTCAAGAACCAGACCACCAGCTACTTCCCCTACTGGGCGATGACGGACACCTCCGTCGTGGCCCTGCGTTCGGCGATCATCGCTGACGCCGCCGACGGCAGCATCTCCTCCGCCGGCATCATGTCCAACCTGCCGGTGAACTTCCGCCTGGCCGACACCTGCGGCACCTACACCGGCGCCCAGAATGTCTGCGCTGAGGGCCAGTGCTCCGGCGACGCCCAGTGCACCTCCCTGCTGTCCTGGTACGTCTTCCTGCCGGCCTGCATCCAGGCCAACCAGGTGGCGATGGCCGAGCCCGCCCCCCGTCCGGCTCCCGCCCCCGCTCCGGCCCCGATGCCGATCCGCGGCCTCTGGTGA